From Cellulomonas dongxiuzhuiae, the proteins below share one genomic window:
- a CDS encoding gamma-aminobutyraldehyde dehydrogenase, with protein MVDTSLIELTNVVDGRDVPTSSGATTAVVDPSTGQEYARAPRSGPQDVDAAYAAADRAARGWGRTTPAERQAALLGLADLVEAHADELVAAESRNTGKPLHLTATDEIPPCVDQLRFFAGAARVLTGLSAGEYLEGHTSWVRREPVGVVGQVTPWNYPLMMAVWKIGPALAAGNTVVLKPSETTPVTTVRLAQLAAQVLPPGVLNVVCGDRDTGRALVAHPRPDMVAITGSVRAGTEVARAAADGLKRVHLELGGKAPVVVFDDADVATAAEGIAEAGYYNAGQDCTAATRVLVHERVHRDLVDALAQAAAARRTGPPDDPRVAFGPVNSAAQLERVTGFLDRLPAHARVVTGGTRPAGPGYYLEATVVDGLRQADEAVQDEIFGPVITVQTFTDEDEAVRLANDVRYGLSSSVWTTDHARALRVSRALDAGVVWINTHLPFVAEMPHGGFKHSGHGKDLSLYGVEEYTRIKHVMSAFGA; from the coding sequence GTGGTCGACACCTCGCTGATCGAGCTCACCAACGTCGTCGACGGCCGGGACGTGCCGACGAGCTCAGGCGCCACGACGGCCGTCGTCGACCCGAGCACGGGGCAGGAGTACGCACGGGCACCCCGCAGCGGCCCGCAGGACGTCGACGCCGCGTACGCCGCGGCCGACCGTGCGGCCCGCGGGTGGGGGCGCACGACGCCCGCGGAGCGTCAGGCCGCGCTGCTGGGGCTGGCGGACCTCGTCGAGGCGCACGCCGACGAGCTCGTCGCCGCCGAGTCGCGCAACACCGGCAAGCCGCTGCACCTGACGGCGACCGACGAGATCCCGCCCTGCGTCGACCAGCTGCGGTTCTTCGCCGGGGCCGCACGGGTCCTCACCGGGCTGTCGGCCGGCGAGTACCTCGAGGGGCACACGTCGTGGGTGCGTCGCGAGCCCGTCGGCGTCGTCGGGCAGGTCACGCCGTGGAACTACCCGCTGATGATGGCGGTGTGGAAGATCGGTCCCGCGCTCGCGGCGGGCAACACGGTCGTGCTCAAGCCGTCGGAGACGACGCCGGTGACGACCGTGCGGCTCGCGCAGCTGGCGGCGCAGGTGCTGCCGCCCGGTGTGCTGAACGTCGTGTGCGGCGACCGGGACACCGGCCGTGCGCTGGTCGCGCACCCCCGCCCGGACATGGTCGCGATCACCGGGTCGGTGCGGGCGGGGACCGAGGTCGCCCGGGCGGCGGCGGACGGTCTCAAGCGCGTGCACCTCGAGCTCGGGGGCAAGGCGCCCGTCGTCGTGTTCGACGACGCCGACGTCGCGACGGCCGCCGAGGGCATCGCGGAGGCCGGGTACTACAACGCCGGGCAGGACTGCACGGCGGCGACGCGCGTGCTCGTGCACGAGCGCGTGCACCGTGACCTCGTCGACGCGCTCGCGCAGGCCGCGGCCGCGCGGCGCACGGGCCCGCCCGACGACCCGCGGGTCGCGTTCGGGCCCGTGAACAGCGCCGCGCAGCTCGAGCGCGTCACCGGGTTCCTCGACCGGCTGCCCGCGCACGCGCGGGTCGTCACCGGCGGGACCCGCCCGGCAGGGCCGGGGTACTACCTGGAGGCGACCGTCGTCGACGGCCTGCGACAGGCGGACGAGGCGGTCCAGGACGAGATCTTCGGGCCCGTGATCACGGTCCAGACGTTCACGGACGAGGACGAGGCCGTGCGGCTGGCCAACGACGTGCGCTACGGGCTGTCGTCGTCGGTGTGGACCACCGACCACGCGCGCGCCCTGCGGGTGTCGCGTGCCCTCGACGCCGGGGTCGTGTGGATCAACACGCACCTGCCGTTCGTCGCCGAGATGCCGCACGGGGGCTTCAAGCACTCGGGTCACGGCAAGGACCTGTCCCTCTACGGGGTCGAGGAGTACACGCGGATCAAGCACGTGATGTCCGCTTTCGGCGCCTAG
- a CDS encoding polyamine ABC transporter substrate-binding protein, with product MSSDRRALPGDPRVRELVRQARGISRRRFLAGAAGTAGAGALLGACGTAGPTQAGEGDGSGGPLRWANWTVYLDQDEEGTTFPTLAAFEAESGIDVDYSEDIEDNDSFYGKVARQLESGQDIGYDVVTLTDWMTARWIRQEYVAELDRSRIPNAANILPNLDGVDFDDGRRFSLTWQSGFAGIAWDKEAIPDGLRSVSDLWDPRYKGRVEVLTEMRDTIGLIMLQNGMDPAADWTTDDWFDALDVVQRHLDDGQIRQVRGNSYLQDLASGDVVACFAWSGDITSLNYEYGDRFAFAIPEAGGMLWSDNLMVPKASRNKAEAEDLFDYYYRPEVAAEVAAWVNYITPVQGAQEAMARTDPELAENPLIFPTEEILSQVHVFRTLTPAEEERYNGQFLAAIGA from the coding sequence ATGAGCAGCGACCGACGTGCCCTCCCGGGTGACCCGCGCGTGCGCGAGCTGGTCCGCCAGGCCCGGGGCATCTCCCGGCGCCGCTTCCTCGCGGGGGCCGCAGGTACGGCCGGCGCCGGTGCTCTGCTCGGCGCGTGCGGCACGGCGGGGCCGACCCAGGCGGGCGAGGGGGACGGGTCCGGCGGTCCGCTGCGCTGGGCCAACTGGACGGTGTACCTCGACCAGGACGAGGAGGGCACGACCTTCCCCACGCTCGCCGCGTTCGAGGCGGAGTCGGGGATCGACGTCGACTACTCCGAGGACATCGAGGACAACGACTCGTTCTACGGCAAGGTCGCGCGCCAGCTCGAGAGCGGGCAGGACATCGGGTACGACGTGGTCACCCTGACGGACTGGATGACGGCGCGGTGGATCCGCCAGGAGTACGTCGCCGAGCTCGACCGCTCGCGGATCCCCAACGCCGCCAACATCCTGCCCAACCTCGACGGTGTCGACTTCGACGACGGGCGCAGGTTCTCGCTGACGTGGCAGTCCGGGTTCGCCGGCATCGCCTGGGACAAGGAGGCGATCCCGGACGGGCTGCGCTCGGTCTCCGACCTGTGGGACCCCCGGTACAAGGGGCGTGTCGAGGTGCTCACCGAGATGCGCGACACGATCGGGCTCATCATGCTCCAGAACGGCATGGACCCGGCGGCGGACTGGACCACGGACGACTGGTTCGACGCGCTCGACGTCGTGCAGCGCCACCTCGACGACGGGCAGATCCGTCAGGTGCGCGGCAACTCCTACCTCCAGGACCTCGCATCGGGCGACGTCGTGGCGTGCTTCGCGTGGTCGGGGGACATCACGTCCCTCAACTACGAGTACGGCGACCGGTTCGCGTTCGCGATCCCCGAGGCCGGCGGCATGCTCTGGAGCGACAACCTCATGGTGCCGAAGGCGTCGCGCAACAAGGCCGAGGCGGAGGACCTCTTCGACTACTACTACCGGCCCGAGGTCGCCGCGGAGGTCGCCGCGTGGGTCAACTACATCACCCCGGTGCAGGGCGCCCAGGAGGCCATGGCGCGGACGGACCCCGAGCTCGCCGAGAACCCCCTCATCTTCCCGACCGAGGAGATCCTGTCCCAGGTGCACGTCTTCCGGACGCTGACGCCTGCCGAGGAGGAGCGCTACAACGGGCAGTTCCTCGCAGCGATCGGCGCGTGA
- a CDS encoding ABC transporter ATP-binding protein, with amino-acid sequence MTTVGTRAAAAEPGAAAADEGGAALELASVTKRFGDVVAVDELSLTVPAGTFFALLGPSGCGKTTTLRMVAGLERPSAGTVRLAGRDVTDAPAHRRPVNTVFQSYALFPHLSVLENVAFGLRRRRARDVRARALEALELVELAHLARRRPSQLSGGQQQRVALARAVVNRPALLLLDEPLGALDLRLRRQMQVELKAIQAEVGITFVHVTHDQEEAMTMADTVAVMNHGRIEQLGDPADLYEHPRTAFVANFLGQSNLVPGTVVETLDGGRTLAVDVGGARVRVPARRSAPGARHVLVGVRPEKVRLVGAGDDVHGGDNQLGPGTVVDTSFAGVSTQYQVRVEGLGTFGVFAQNLGGGSVHAPGSRVRLAWDVPHTFALDGHQEVGAGTLGLDDEP; translated from the coding sequence GTGACCACCGTCGGGACCCGGGCGGCCGCCGCCGAGCCGGGCGCGGCGGCGGCCGACGAGGGTGGCGCGGCGCTCGAGCTCGCGTCCGTGACCAAGCGCTTCGGCGACGTCGTGGCGGTCGACGAGCTGTCGCTGACGGTGCCGGCCGGCACGTTCTTCGCGCTGCTGGGCCCGTCGGGCTGCGGCAAGACGACGACCCTGCGCATGGTCGCCGGGCTGGAGCGGCCGTCGGCGGGCACCGTGCGCCTCGCGGGACGCGACGTGACCGACGCGCCGGCGCACCGCCGGCCCGTCAACACGGTGTTCCAGTCGTACGCGCTGTTCCCCCACCTCAGCGTGCTGGAGAACGTCGCGTTCGGCCTGCGGCGGCGGCGCGCGCGGGACGTGCGCGCGCGTGCGCTGGAGGCACTCGAGCTCGTCGAGCTCGCCCACCTCGCCCGACGGCGCCCCTCCCAGCTGTCCGGCGGGCAGCAGCAGCGGGTCGCGCTGGCCCGCGCGGTCGTGAACCGGCCCGCGCTGCTGCTCCTGGACGAGCCGCTGGGGGCGCTCGACCTCCGGTTGCGCCGCCAGATGCAGGTGGAGCTCAAGGCGATCCAGGCCGAGGTCGGCATCACGTTCGTGCACGTCACGCACGACCAGGAGGAGGCCATGACGATGGCCGACACCGTCGCGGTCATGAACCACGGCCGGATCGAGCAGCTGGGCGACCCGGCCGACCTCTACGAGCACCCGCGGACCGCGTTCGTCGCGAACTTCCTCGGTCAGTCCAACCTGGTGCCGGGCACGGTCGTCGAGACGCTCGACGGTGGCCGGACCCTCGCCGTGGACGTCGGGGGCGCCCGGGTGCGGGTCCCCGCGCGGCGCAGCGCGCCGGGCGCCCGGCACGTGCTGGTGGGCGTGCGGCCGGAGAAGGTACGGCTGGTCGGCGCCGGGGACGACGTCCACGGTGGCGACAACCAGCTCGGCCCCGGCACGGTCGTGGACACGTCGTTCGCCGGTGTCAGCACGCAGTACCAGGTCCGGGTCGAGGGGCTCGGCACGTTCGGCGTCTTCGCGCAGAACCTCGGCGGCGGGTCGGTCCACGCGCCGGGCAGCCGTGTCCGGCTCGCGTGGGACGTGCCGCACACGTTCGCGCTCGACGGTCACCAGGAGGTCGGTGCGGGGACGCTCGGGCTGGACGACGAGCCGTGA
- a CDS encoding ABC transporter permease translates to MSVVAALGRPDPVGTDAASPQVPGARRGARRLLAPGVLYLVVFFVLPVGVLLATSFYARVPGGELGEYTPALRWQNYPEALAQFWPQLARSFGFAAVATVAALLVGYPMAYLIAVRARGRPGLQGLLVVLVVAPFFTSFILRTVAWKQILADQGEVVGALRWLHVLPPDGRLSAAPAAVVIGLTYSFLPFMVLPLFASLERLDPRLLEAGTDLYATPLTTFRTVTLPLSMPGVVAGTLLTFIPAVGDYVNASLLGNNTTTTMVGQVIDQRFFRTVDYPTAAVLSVVLMVAILALVSLYVRRAGTEELV, encoded by the coding sequence GTGAGCGTCGTCGCGGCGCTCGGCCGGCCGGACCCGGTGGGCACGGACGCGGCGTCGCCGCAGGTGCCCGGCGCGCGGCGGGGGGCGCGCCGGCTGCTCGCGCCCGGCGTGCTGTACCTCGTGGTGTTCTTCGTCCTGCCGGTGGGCGTGCTGCTCGCGACGTCGTTCTACGCGCGCGTGCCCGGCGGCGAGCTGGGCGAGTACACGCCCGCCCTGCGCTGGCAGAACTACCCCGAGGCGCTCGCGCAGTTCTGGCCGCAGCTCGCGCGCTCGTTCGGGTTCGCGGCGGTCGCGACGGTGGCGGCGCTGCTCGTGGGCTACCCGATGGCCTACCTCATCGCCGTGCGTGCGCGGGGCCGCCCCGGCCTGCAGGGCCTGCTGGTCGTGCTCGTCGTGGCGCCGTTCTTCACGAGCTTCATCCTGCGGACCGTCGCGTGGAAGCAGATCCTGGCCGACCAGGGCGAGGTGGTGGGGGCGCTCCGCTGGCTGCACGTGCTCCCGCCCGACGGCAGGCTGTCGGCGGCGCCCGCGGCCGTGGTCATCGGCCTGACGTACTCGTTCCTGCCGTTCATGGTGCTGCCGCTGTTCGCGTCCCTCGAGCGGCTCGACCCCCGGCTGCTGGAGGCGGGCACGGACCTGTACGCGACGCCCCTGACGACCTTCCGCACCGTGACGCTGCCGCTGTCGATGCCCGGCGTGGTGGCCGGGACCCTGCTGACGTTCATCCCGGCGGTGGGTGACTACGTCAACGCCTCGCTCCTGGGCAACAACACCACGACGACCATGGTCGGGCAGGTGATCGACCAGCGGTTCTTCCGCACCGTCGACTACCCGACCGCCGCCGTGCTCTCGGTCGTGCTCATGGTCGCCATCCTGGCCCTGGTGTCGCTGTACGTGCGGCGCGCGGGCACCGAGGAGCTCGTGTGA
- a CDS encoding ABC transporter permease has translation MSRVRPGTAVVPAFAALGFVFLLVPIAYTVLFSFNDGGKTNLVWRGFTLDAWRNPCGAPHVCSALVGSLQVGLLATLVATALGTLLAVALVRARFRGRGAVNLLVLLPMTTPEVVLGAALVSQFLSLRVPLGFGTVVVAHVMFCLSFVVVAVKARVATLDPALEQAAADLYASPWQTFWRVTFPLLLPGIGAAALLAFSLSFDDFIVTNFTSGGFETFPKFVYVSATRGIPPQANVISSAMFVLALLVVVLVRVASRARRQR, from the coding sequence GTGAGCCGGGTGCGTCCCGGCACCGCCGTCGTCCCGGCGTTCGCCGCGCTCGGCTTCGTCTTCCTGCTCGTGCCGATCGCCTACACCGTCCTGTTCTCGTTCAACGACGGCGGCAAGACCAACCTCGTGTGGCGCGGCTTCACGCTCGACGCGTGGCGCAACCCGTGCGGCGCGCCGCACGTGTGCTCGGCGCTCGTCGGGTCGCTCCAGGTCGGTCTGCTCGCGACGCTGGTCGCCACGGCGCTGGGCACGCTGCTGGCCGTCGCGCTCGTGCGTGCGCGGTTCCGCGGCCGCGGGGCCGTCAACCTGCTCGTCCTGCTGCCGATGACCACGCCGGAGGTCGTCCTCGGCGCCGCGCTGGTGTCGCAGTTCCTGTCCCTGCGGGTGCCGCTGGGCTTCGGCACGGTGGTCGTCGCGCACGTGATGTTCTGCCTCAGCTTCGTCGTCGTCGCCGTCAAGGCGCGCGTGGCGACGCTGGACCCCGCGCTCGAGCAGGCGGCGGCCGACCTGTACGCGAGCCCGTGGCAGACGTTCTGGCGCGTGACGTTCCCGCTCCTGCTGCCCGGCATCGGTGCCGCGGCGCTGCTGGCGTTCAGCCTGAGCTTCGACGACTTCATCGTCACGAACTTCACCTCGGGCGGCTTCGAGACGTTCCCCAAGTTCGTCTACGTGTCGGCCACGCGCGGCATCCCGCCGCAGGCCAACGTCATCAGCTCGGCGATGTTCGTCCTCGCGCTGCTCGTCGTGGTGCTCGTCCGGGTCGCGTCCCGGGCCCGTCGGCAGCGCTGA
- a CDS encoding M50 family metallopeptidase, whose product METLVGVLVFVVVLLGSIALHEVGHMVPAKRFGVRVSQYMVGFGPTLWSRTRGETEYGIKALPLGGYVRLIGMYPTDEAVGAGRPRGWWQRLAADARAASAEEIRPGEDHRAFYRLSTPKKLVVMLGGPVMNLVIAVVLLVVAYVGIGVPVAGTTVASVSECIVAVDAPAGTTCGADDPAAPAAAAGLRPGDRLVSYDGVEVTSWPQVSGMIRESGDRTVPLVVERDGRQVELAVTPVVAERPVTDADGMAVTDDTGEVLTREVGFLGVGPAMEIQRQSVGKAVSVAASATWQTAKVVVTLPARVADLVSTTVSGGERDQTSIVGPVGVGRFAGEIASMEGETVGVRAAGLLSTLAMLNLALFVFNLLPLPPLDGGHVVTALWEGARRQLARVRGMARPRPADSALLVPLAYTVFVVLGGVGLLLVYVDIVDPVRIG is encoded by the coding sequence GTGGAGACCCTCGTCGGGGTGCTCGTCTTCGTCGTGGTCCTGCTCGGGTCGATCGCGCTGCACGAGGTCGGCCACATGGTGCCGGCCAAGCGCTTCGGCGTGCGCGTGAGCCAGTACATGGTCGGGTTCGGCCCCACGCTCTGGTCGCGCACCAGGGGCGAGACCGAGTACGGGATCAAGGCGCTGCCGCTGGGCGGGTACGTCCGCCTCATCGGCATGTACCCCACCGACGAGGCCGTCGGGGCCGGCCGACCGCGCGGGTGGTGGCAGCGTCTGGCTGCCGACGCACGCGCGGCCAGTGCCGAGGAGATCCGCCCGGGGGAGGACCACCGCGCCTTCTACCGGCTGTCCACGCCGAAGAAGCTCGTCGTCATGCTCGGCGGCCCCGTGATGAACCTGGTCATCGCCGTGGTGCTGCTGGTCGTCGCGTACGTCGGCATCGGCGTGCCCGTCGCGGGCACGACCGTCGCGAGCGTCTCGGAGTGCATCGTGGCCGTCGACGCGCCCGCCGGGACCACGTGCGGCGCCGACGACCCGGCGGCACCCGCTGCGGCCGCCGGCCTGCGCCCCGGCGACCGTCTCGTCTCCTACGACGGCGTCGAGGTGACCTCGTGGCCGCAGGTCAGCGGCATGATCCGCGAGAGCGGCGACCGCACCGTGCCGCTCGTCGTCGAGCGCGACGGCCGGCAGGTGGAGCTCGCGGTCACGCCTGTCGTCGCCGAGCGGCCCGTGACCGACGCCGACGGCATGGCCGTCACCGACGACACCGGCGAGGTCCTCACGCGCGAGGTCGGGTTCCTCGGGGTCGGTCCCGCGATGGAGATCCAGCGGCAGTCCGTCGGCAAGGCGGTCTCGGTCGCGGCGTCCGCGACGTGGCAGACCGCCAAGGTCGTCGTGACCCTGCCGGCGCGGGTGGCCGACCTGGTGTCCACGACGGTCTCCGGCGGCGAGCGCGACCAGACCTCGATCGTCGGACCCGTGGGCGTCGGGCGCTTCGCCGGCGAGATCGCCTCGATGGAGGGGGAGACCGTCGGGGTCCGGGCCGCCGGGCTGCTCTCGACGCTCGCCATGCTCAACCTCGCCCTCTTCGTCTTCAACCTGCTGCCGCTGCCCCCGCTGGACGGCGGCCACGTCGTGACGGCCCTGTGGGAAGGGGCGCGTCGTCAGCTCGCTCGCGTGCGGGGGATGGCACGCCCGCGCCCCGCGGACTCGGCGCTCCTGGTGCCGCTCGCGTACACGGTGTTCGTCGTGCTCGGCGGCGTCGGCCTGCTGCTGGTCTACGTCGACATCGTCGACCCGGTCCGGATCGGTTGA
- the ispG gene encoding flavodoxin-dependent (E)-4-hydroxy-3-methylbut-2-enyl-diphosphate synthase — protein sequence MPQAPVPVLAPRRASRKIRVGKVEVGGDAPVSVQSMTTTPTTDINRTLQQIAELTASGCDIVRVAVPTQDDADALPTIARKSQIPVIADIHFQPKYVFAAIDAGCAAVRVNPGNIRKFDDQVREIARAATDAGVSIRIGVNAGSLDPRLLAKYGKATPEALVESAVWEASLFEEHGFRDFKISVKHNDPVVMVRAYELLAERGDWPLHLGVTEAGPAFQGTIKSATAFGALLSKGIGDTIRVSLSAPPVEEVKVGIQILQALNLRPRKLEIVSCPSCGRAQVDVYTLAEKVTAGLEGMEVPLRVAVMGCVVNGPGEAREADLGVASGNGKGQIFVKGQVIKTVPESMIVETLIEEAMRLAETMDPVETGEGAPVVSVG from the coding sequence ATGCCGCAGGCGCCCGTCCCTGTGCTGGCCCCGCGGCGTGCGTCCCGGAAGATCCGCGTCGGCAAGGTCGAGGTGGGCGGCGACGCCCCCGTCTCGGTGCAGTCGATGACGACCACGCCGACGACCGACATCAACCGGACCCTGCAGCAGATCGCCGAGCTGACGGCCTCCGGGTGCGACATCGTGCGCGTCGCGGTGCCGACCCAGGACGACGCCGACGCGCTGCCCACGATCGCGCGCAAGTCGCAGATCCCGGTCATCGCCGACATCCACTTCCAGCCGAAGTACGTCTTCGCGGCCATCGACGCCGGCTGCGCCGCGGTCCGCGTCAACCCCGGCAACATCCGCAAGTTCGACGACCAGGTGCGGGAGATCGCGCGGGCCGCCACCGACGCGGGCGTGTCCATCCGGATCGGCGTCAACGCCGGGTCGCTCGACCCGCGGCTGCTCGCCAAGTACGGCAAGGCCACGCCGGAGGCGCTCGTCGAGTCCGCCGTGTGGGAGGCGTCGCTGTTCGAGGAGCACGGCTTCCGCGACTTCAAGATCAGCGTCAAGCACAACGACCCCGTGGTGATGGTGCGGGCGTACGAGCTGCTCGCCGAGCGCGGCGACTGGCCCCTGCACCTCGGCGTGACCGAGGCGGGGCCCGCGTTCCAGGGCACGATCAAGTCCGCGACGGCGTTCGGCGCGCTGCTGAGCAAGGGCATCGGCGACACGATCCGGGTCTCGCTGTCCGCCCCTCCCGTCGAGGAGGTGAAGGTGGGCATCCAGATCCTGCAGGCGCTCAACCTGCGGCCCCGCAAGCTCGAGATCGTCTCGTGCCCCTCCTGCGGCCGTGCCCAGGTGGACGTGTACACGCTCGCCGAGAAGGTCACCGCCGGCCTCGAGGGCATGGAGGTGCCGCTGCGCGTCGCCGTGATGGGATGCGTCGTCAACGGCCCCGGCGAGGCCCGCGAGGCGGACCTCGGCGTGGCGTCGGGCAACGGCAAGGGGCAGATCTTCGTCAAGGGCCAGGTCATCAAGACCGTGCCCGAGTCGATGATCGTCGAGACGCTCATCGAGGAGGCCATGCGGCTCGCCGAGACCATGGATCCCGTCGAGACGGGTGAGGGCGCTCCCGTCGTCAGCGTCGGCTGA
- a CDS encoding GNAT family N-acetyltransferase — MVPPATLSGRTGALVLGDADVPAALGVCATDAVGSVLAASRLEQAASGGVRRAGGELWGYAEDDVLLAVCWVGANLVPVVGGLDADVTSRALSAFAELGRARGRRCSSIVGPADAVLGLWSRLRGAWPVEREVRSHQPSMVLDTDPLVTPDARVRRSRPDEYDIVLPACVRMFTEEVGYSPASGPGGPYELRVRRLVEDGRSFVLVDRVGGLRRPRVVFKAEVPAVAGGVAQVQGVWVDPERRGERLSESGMAAVAQATRAEIAPVVSLYVNGYNTRAVRAYEAVGFREVGAYATVLF, encoded by the coding sequence ATGGTGCCGCCGGCGACGCTCTCGGGGCGGACCGGCGCGCTCGTGCTGGGCGACGCCGACGTCCCGGCCGCCCTCGGCGTGTGCGCCACGGACGCCGTCGGTTCGGTGCTCGCCGCGAGCCGGCTCGAGCAGGCGGCCTCAGGAGGCGTGCGCCGCGCGGGCGGCGAGCTCTGGGGGTACGCCGAGGACGACGTCCTGCTCGCCGTCTGCTGGGTGGGCGCCAACCTCGTGCCCGTGGTCGGGGGGCTCGACGCGGACGTGACGTCCCGCGCGCTGTCCGCCTTCGCGGAGCTGGGCCGCGCCCGCGGGCGCAGGTGCTCGTCCATCGTGGGACCGGCCGACGCCGTGCTCGGGCTGTGGTCGCGGCTGCGCGGCGCCTGGCCCGTCGAGCGTGAGGTGCGCTCGCACCAGCCGTCGATGGTGCTGGACACCGACCCGCTGGTGACGCCGGACGCGCGCGTGCGCAGGTCGCGACCCGACGAGTACGACATCGTCCTGCCGGCGTGCGTCCGGATGTTCACCGAGGAGGTCGGGTACTCCCCGGCGAGCGGTCCCGGCGGTCCCTACGAGCTCCGGGTGCGTCGCCTCGTCGAGGACGGACGCTCGTTCGTGCTCGTCGACCGCGTCGGCGGCCTGCGGCGGCCCCGCGTCGTGTTCAAGGCCGAGGTCCCCGCCGTGGCGGGCGGCGTGGCCCAGGTGCAGGGAGTGTGGGTGGACCCCGAACGGCGCGGCGAGCGGCTCTCGGAGAGCGGCATGGCGGCGGTGGCGCAGGCGACGCGCGCGGAGATCGCCCCGGTCGTCTCGCTCTACGTCAACGGGTACAACACGCGCGCCGTGCGCGCCTACGAGGCCGTCGGGTTCCGCGAGGTCGGCGCGTACGCGACCGTCCTGTTCTGA